A genome region from Cervus canadensis isolate Bull #8, Minnesota chromosome 10, ASM1932006v1, whole genome shotgun sequence includes the following:
- the LOC122448920 gene encoding beta-defensin 118-like, which yields MKFLLLTLSVFLILFQMLPVCRGRKSCWIIKGHCRKDCKSGEQVKKPCRNGDYCCVPSKTDSQPHRPTQATARKYQTFTDKMKRNAFLEQIPIILNNKQEVE from the exons ATGAAATTCTTGCTCCTGACCCTTAGTGTCTTTCTGATCCTGTTCCAGATGTTGCCAG tCTGCAGGGGCCGAAAATCTTGTTGGATCATTAAAGGACACTGCAGGAAAGACTGCAAATCTGGTGAACAGGTTAAAAAGCCATGTAGAAATGGTGACTATTGCTGTGTTCCAAGCAAAACAGATTCTCAACCACACAGACCAACTCAAGCAACTGCCAGAAAATATCAAACTTTTACTGataagatgaaaagaaatgcttttttGGAGCAAATACCAATAATCTTGAATAACAAGCAGGAAGTAGAATAA